A stretch of the Lactuca sativa cultivar Salinas chromosome 9, Lsat_Salinas_v11, whole genome shotgun sequence genome encodes the following:
- the LOC111910929 gene encoding protein ALP1-like, whose amino-acid sequence MSARTTRDSLHFFCKTVIQFYGPKYLRKPTRNDILQLQAHHASVHGFPGMLGSLDCLHWTWENCPTAYHGQFTRGDHGHPTVVLEAVASQDMWIWHAFFGSPGSINDINVLNRSPIFNNIYDGSAPDSSFQVHGTPYKYGYYLVDGIYPEYAVFVKSFSAPHGFRRKKFKRAQERARKDVECAFGALKKRWFILKKPAAYLGEEKLQEIMYTCIILHNMIIEDEGRAICAFDEEEIIPETQPIEIGGEEYINRRAEIRCTETFHNLRNDLVEHIYGVQNINLNLDPPDDPEDEFSENDFM is encoded by the coding sequence ATGTCTGCTAGGACAACACGAGACAGTCTCCATTTTTTCTGCAAAACTGTCATTCAGTTTTATGGTCCAAAATATTTACGTAAGCCTACACGTAATGACATCTTGCAATTGCAAGCTCATCATGCTAGTGTGCATGGGTTTCCTGGAATGCTAGGAAGCTTAGATTGTCTCCATTGGACATGGGAAAATTGCCCTACAGCATATCATGGGCAATTTACACGAGGTGATCATGGTCACCCAACGGTGGTACTTGAAGCAGTTGCATCACAAGATATGTGGATTTGGCATGCTTTTTTTGGTTCTCCTGGTTCGATTAACGACATCAACGTTCTTAACCGTTCACCAATATTTAACAACATATACGATGGATCCGCACCAGATTCTTCTTTTCAAGTGCATGGAACGCCATATAAGTATGGTTATTATCTGGTCGATGGAATCTATCCTGAGTATGCTGTGTTTGTTAAGTCGTTTTCAGCTCCACATGGTTTTAGACGAAAGAAATTCAAGAGAGCTCAAGAAAGAGCTAGGAAGGATGTTGAGTGTGCTTTTGGAGCTCTGAAGAAACGGTGGTTCATACTGAAAAAACCAGCAGCTTATTTGGGCGAGGAAAAACTTCAAGAAATCATGTATACGTGTATTATATTGCATAACATGATTATTGAAGACGAAGGAAGAGCGATATGTGCGTTTGACGAGGAAGAAATAATACCAGAGACACAGCCAATAGAAATTGGTGGCGAAGAGTATATAAACAGAAGAGCAGAGATACGTTGCACTGAAACATTTCATAATCTTCGCAATGACTTGGTGGAACACATTTACGGGGTTCAAAACATTAACCTTAATTTGGATCCACCGGATGACCCCGAAGACGAGTTCTCGGAGAACGACTTTATGTAG